A stretch of the Candidatus Latescibacter sp. genome encodes the following:
- a CDS encoding M4 family metallopeptidase: MSKSPFRQAAAFLFAAFTILMVFSHLSGAIPPTGHPVKKGAFSTSQQRLDAQKLADIAQKLKQSFLPSGSAGKTAVNQSSQLDFPKDANNGTPIFLDRELISHMHPGAAKKQAGASPEGIALDFIQTNREIFKLNNPQEELKTFSLTQTEDGFYHISFNQVYEGVTVWEHRLVVHLDRDQIPYAMNGRYSPTPQGIDVHDVPVNMARAIEEALLELSSRTTVLPPEGWGKILGYTGPSAQLVIWVDDATGQSLLAWQVTIRPSLRERWFTFVDARTGKILESYNAATSSTPSTANAVDALGKTRTLNVTLDQGVYYLEDSTAKIQTYSANGKVISATTQPVPYSSTDNTWTDSLAVSAHANARVTYDFYLTKENRNGLDAKNGEIHLIMHYTDNGQPLDNAFWAGGGVLAFGDAEPFTRAQDVVAHEMTHGVVEYTVGLNYKNQPGALNEAIADVMACMVDPNWQVGETLPKGPIRDLLNPSKYNMPADMSGYKTFPLSQDEGGVHYNMSIPSRAWALLGESIGRDKTANILYRVLNSRYLAPEAQFTDMRLAAVQSATDLFGAASNEVSAVKQSFTQVGILDAAPTQPPVDTTPIAGNNIIAFVDDYQNLNNLLLGKTVIQTAPDISRPTLTMVYTGTASPLTVSSDGSKLIFVDSSNNLRMIKIDTYQELLIDSTGQWSSLALSPDGNTLAATTVNSDSTIYILDLNNPGKSRAILLYTPGTEGIKNYTTVEADKLEWDSTGTQVLYDAFHQIPVTGGNPLEFWDINILDVKSGIIARVNTPTGSGTQVGNPSYAQTNDRYIVCDMFQNTAGKYSNSITAIDLYLQTTSTLHVNGVVSTSSGPFPNLGFARYSPDDKTVIYQRYSQTTGYNTLYKLSLKDDKMTPSGTETSYHRGSLPVWFVRGNITSVDETTIASPVPFALRQNYPNPFNPGTSIAYTLYKPGKVTLTVFNLLGQAVGTLVDGYKAAGEYRVNFNGLSLASGIYLYRLQYGKFSETRQMLMVK, encoded by the coding sequence CAAAATCTCCTTTTCGTCAAGCAGCAGCTTTCCTTTTCGCAGCATTCACAATCCTTATGGTGTTTTCCCATCTTTCTGGGGCGATTCCTCCCACTGGGCACCCGGTGAAAAAAGGTGCATTTTCCACCTCCCAACAACGATTGGATGCCCAAAAACTGGCAGATATAGCCCAGAAATTGAAACAGTCATTCCTTCCCTCCGGCTCTGCCGGGAAAACTGCCGTGAATCAGAGCAGCCAGCTTGACTTCCCAAAAGACGCCAATAATGGGACGCCGATTTTCCTGGATCGTGAGTTGATATCGCACATGCACCCCGGGGCAGCAAAGAAACAGGCTGGAGCTTCTCCGGAGGGAATCGCTCTGGATTTCATACAGACCAACCGGGAGATTTTCAAACTGAACAACCCTCAGGAAGAACTGAAAACCTTTTCGCTTACACAAACCGAAGACGGTTTCTATCATATCAGCTTCAATCAAGTGTACGAAGGAGTGACAGTGTGGGAACACCGGCTTGTGGTTCATCTTGACCGTGATCAGATTCCTTACGCAATGAACGGCAGGTATTCACCCACACCCCAGGGTATCGATGTTCATGATGTCCCGGTGAATATGGCCAGGGCTATTGAAGAAGCTCTGCTCGAGCTTTCCAGCAGGACAACCGTTCTTCCGCCTGAAGGATGGGGAAAAATCCTTGGATACACCGGTCCTTCCGCCCAGCTTGTGATCTGGGTCGACGATGCTACGGGTCAATCGCTTCTTGCATGGCAGGTTACAATCCGGCCCAGTCTCCGTGAGCGCTGGTTTACCTTTGTGGATGCCCGCACCGGAAAGATACTGGAATCGTATAATGCCGCCACAAGCAGTACTCCGTCCACTGCCAATGCTGTCGATGCTCTCGGGAAAACCCGTACTCTTAATGTGACCCTGGACCAGGGCGTCTATTATCTGGAAGACAGTACTGCGAAAATACAGACATACAGCGCTAACGGAAAAGTTATCAGCGCAACCACCCAGCCTGTGCCCTATTCCTCAACGGACAACACCTGGACCGATTCTCTGGCCGTCTCGGCGCATGCCAACGCCCGTGTGACCTACGATTTTTACCTCACCAAGGAGAACCGTAACGGCCTGGACGCCAAAAACGGTGAAATTCACCTGATCATGCATTATACGGACAACGGCCAGCCTCTCGATAATGCGTTCTGGGCCGGCGGCGGAGTGCTTGCTTTCGGTGATGCCGAGCCTTTTACACGGGCGCAGGATGTGGTGGCGCACGAAATGACTCACGGGGTTGTCGAATATACCGTGGGGCTGAACTATAAAAATCAGCCCGGTGCGCTCAATGAAGCAATCGCGGATGTCATGGCCTGCATGGTCGATCCGAACTGGCAGGTCGGCGAAACCCTCCCGAAGGGCCCCATCCGGGATCTTTTGAACCCTTCAAAATATAACATGCCGGCAGACATGTCGGGCTATAAAACATTTCCGTTGAGCCAGGATGAAGGCGGAGTTCACTATAATATGAGCATCCCCTCACGGGCCTGGGCGCTTTTGGGAGAGTCTATAGGCCGTGATAAAACTGCCAATATACTCTACCGGGTTCTCAACAGCCGGTACCTGGCGCCCGAGGCGCAATTTACCGATATGCGGCTGGCAGCGGTGCAGTCGGCTACCGACCTTTTCGGGGCCGCTTCCAACGAAGTTTCGGCGGTGAAGCAATCGTTCACCCAGGTTGGCATCCTCGATGCGGCGCCCACTCAGCCCCCTGTAGATACTACTCCGATCGCTGGAAACAATATTATCGCTTTTGTGGACGATTATCAGAACCTGAATAACCTGCTTTTAGGGAAAACGGTTATTCAGACTGCACCGGATATTTCCAGACCCACCTTGACCATGGTTTACACCGGAACCGCCAGTCCGCTCACCGTTTCTTCGGATGGCTCCAAGCTGATCTTTGTCGACTCATCCAACAATCTGCGCATGATCAAGATCGATACGTACCAGGAATTACTGATTGACAGCACGGGGCAATGGAGTTCGCTGGCGCTTTCGCCGGATGGCAACACTCTGGCGGCAACCACGGTAAACTCCGACAGCACCATATACATTCTCGATTTGAACAATCCGGGCAAGAGCCGGGCAATTCTCCTTTATACTCCGGGAACTGAAGGGATCAAGAATTATACTACAGTTGAGGCCGACAAACTGGAGTGGGACTCCACCGGGACCCAGGTCCTTTATGATGCATTCCATCAGATTCCGGTTACGGGAGGGAATCCCCTTGAATTCTGGGATATCAATATCCTGGATGTCAAGAGTGGGATTATTGCACGGGTAAACACCCCGACCGGCTCGGGCACTCAAGTGGGAAACCCGTCCTACGCTCAGACTAACGACCGCTATATCGTGTGTGATATGTTCCAGAATACTGCGGGCAAATACTCCAATTCCATTACAGCGATCGATCTCTATCTGCAGACCACGTCCACACTCCATGTCAACGGGGTTGTTTCCACCTCGAGCGGCCCTTTCCCTAATCTGGGATTTGCGAGATATTCGCCGGACGATAAAACGGTCATTTATCAGCGGTACAGTCAAACAACGGGTTACAACACTCTCTACAAACTTTCCCTGAAGGATGACAAGATGACCCCGTCCGGGACTGAAACATCATACCACCGCGGTTCTCTTCCGGTATGGTTCGTCCGGGGCAATATAACTTCTGTCGATGAGACGACTATCGCATCACCCGTTCCGTTCGCCCTCCGGCAGAATTACCCTAACCCGTTCAACCCCGGCACCTCCATCGCCTACACTCTCTATAAACCGGGAAAGGTGACCCTGACCGTGTTCAACCTTCTCGGCCAGGCGGTGGGAACCCTGGTCGACGGTTACAAGGCGGCAGGCGAATACCGGGTGAATTTCAATGGGCTCAGCCTGGCCTCCGGGATATACCTGTACCGGCTCCAGTACGGGAAATTCAGTGAAACCCGGCAGATGCTCATGGTGAAGTGA